Proteins co-encoded in one Siniperca chuatsi isolate FFG_IHB_CAS linkage group LG11, ASM2008510v1, whole genome shotgun sequence genomic window:
- the LOC122884844 gene encoding rab11 family-interacting protein 2 — MSLGEQSQKWFPTHVQATVLQATGLQPKGKNGTNDAYTIIQLGKEKYSTSVAEKTLNPVWREEASFELPGLLLEGNPEVYELCLIVMHRSLVGMDKFLGQRSINLNEIFDNKERKKTDWYALESKPGKKRKERGRIQVSIQFMRNNMTASMFDLSMKEKPRSPFSKLKDKMKGRKHDGAFSDTSSAILPRSAMCDSEPNRQSSAPEPQPQPEAKVKRPLLAGTHKLSAAHSMSDLIGTHFRAKLDSMNSIEESGRTGGPHRRSQSEMPGYQDGKAHSDPFTDISDTLPQKYATLPRNRNPFEGEHGQLWERKEKKEKVSLLERVTGKKEGRKTGNEGRSGSSGDLRSPNPFSGDSQADTNPFISNYKASDKKATRNEDITFGHKKKDINGKKNEVTKERVAAYSNLSFEEVVQELIKQKEVVKKKDAHIRELEDYIDNLLVRVMEETPSILRTPYEPKKKAGKLCKK, encoded by the exons ATGTCACTGGGTGAGCAGTCTCAAAAGTGGTTTCCAACCCATGTCCAAGCCACTGTTCTTCAAGCAACCGGTTTACAGCCCAAGGGCAAAAATGGCACCAATGATGCCTACACTATCATCCAGCTGGGAAAAGAAAAGTACTCAACATCAGTGGCAGAAAAGACACTTAACCCTGTCTGGAGAGAAGAAGCCTCCTTTGAATTACCTGGTTTACTTTTGGAGGGCAACCCAGAAGTATATGAACTCTGCCTTATAGTGATGCATCGGTCCTTGGTTGGGATGGATAAGTTCCTGGGTCAGAGGTCCATCAACCTTAATGAAATCTTTGATAACAAGGAGCGGAAGAAAACTGA CTGGTATGCATTGGAGTCCAAGCCggggaagaaaaggaaagagcgAGGCCGCATCCAAGTCAGCATCCAGTTCATGAGGAACAACATGACAGCCAGCATGTTTGACCTCTCCATGAAGGAAAAGCCTCGCTCACCTTTTTCCAAACTTAAGGACAAAATGAAGGGTCGCAAACATGACGGCGCCTTTTCTGACACATCTTCAGCCATTCTGCCTCGCTCTGCCATGTGCGACTCAGAGCCTAACCGTCAGTCCTCCGCTCCAGAACCACAACCCCAGCCTGAAGCAAAGGTCAAGAGACCACTACTCGCTGGGACCCATAAACTCTCTGCAGCCCATTCCATGTCAGATCTCATTGGAACCCACTTTCGGGCCAAACTGGACTCCATGAACTCCATAGAGGAGAGTG GGCGTACAGGCGGCCCTCACAGGCGTTCCCAGAGCGAGATGCCAGGCTACCAGGACGGCAAGGCACACAGTGACCCTTTTACTGATATCAGTGACACCCTGCCACAGAAGTATGCCACGCTCCCACGCAACCGCAACCCATTTGAGGGGGAGCATGGGCAGCTGTGGGAGCggaaggagaaaaaggagaaggTCAGCCTACTGGAACGCGTGACGGGAAAGAAGGAAGGCCGCAAGACCGGCAATGAGGGGCGTTCAGGCAGCTCTGGAGACCTACGATCCCCTAACCCCTTCAGTGGAGACTCGCAAGCAGACACTAACCCTTTCATCTCCAACTACAAAGCCAG TGATAAAAAGGCAACAAGAAAtgaagacatcacctttggCCACAAGAAGAAGGACATCAATGGcaagaaaaat GAGGTGACAAAGGAAAGAGTGGCTGCCTACAGCAACTTATCCTTTGAGGAAGTTGTGCAGGAACTCATCAAGCAGAAAGAAGTGGTGAAAAAGAAAGACGCCCACATCAGGGAGCTGGAAGACTACATTGATAACCTACTTGTGCGCGTCATGGAGGAGACACCGAGCATTCTGCGGACACCCTATGAGCCAAAAAAGAAGGCGGGTAAACTCTGTAAAAAGTAG